From the Deltaproteobacteria bacterium genome, the window ACGAAACAGTGGCCGAGTTCGAGCGGGCCGCGGCATCATGGACCCAGGCCATGGACGACGATCTGAACACGGCCGGGGCCGTGGGGCACATGTTCACCATGGCCAGGATCGTCAACCGGATTCTGGAGGACAAGAATTATCGGGCGGCCAGCGGTGGGCGAGATATCCTGCAGCGGTTCGTGGTTGATTTTTCTCGTTGGAGCCAGGTGCTGGGCGTTCTCGGCCAGGACCCCAAGGAGTTTCTGGCGGCTTTGCGCGGCATTCGGGCCGAACGGGCCGGGATCGACACCACGGCGGTGGAATCGATGCTCATCGACAGGCAGGATGCGAGAAAAGCCAAGGATTTTCAGGCGTCCGACGCCATCAGGGACCAACTGGCAGCCATGGGGGTCACGGTGCGCGATACAGCGGAAGGCCAGGAGTGGGACATGGCCTGAACCGGGCGCAGAACATGAACGAGCTACGGCCCGTTTCCGGAGAACTCCGGGACGGGCCTTTTTCTTGTCAACGAAAGGGCTAGATTCGGTC encodes:
- the cysS gene encoding cysteine--tRNA ligase (catalyzes a two-step reaction; charges a cysteine by linking its carboxyl group to the alpha-phosphate of ATP then transfers the aminoacyl-adenylate to its tRNA); its protein translation is RYHPEVLRFFLLTKHYRSPLDYSDSALDEAEKGLRRLYQALAWAQEALGRVKWANRELDNETVAEFERAAASWTQAMDDDLNTAGAVGHMFTMARIVNRILEDKNYRAASGGRDILQRFVVDFSRWSQVLGVLGQDPKEFLAALRGIRAERAGIDTTAVESMLIDRQDARKAKDFQASDAIRDQLAAMGVTVRDTAEGQEWDMA